A stretch of Imperialibacter roseus DNA encodes these proteins:
- a CDS encoding tyrosine-type recombinase/integrase, protein MIDSFLKYLQFEKRLSPHTLTSYKSDLTQAESFLSSEFSYGLKDANYQALRTWLIHLVEQGLESKSVNRKIASLKSYYKFLLRREEIEKSPADKLKPLKTPKMLPSFVRESEMTTLLDQIPFPEGFVGVRDKLILDFLYGTGIRLSELINLKDEDINFYQGHVKVLGKRNKERVIPIPAPLVEEVRKYILLKKEHLSENFSNFLIVTDEGGKAYPMMIYRTVKAYLNMVTSSEKKSPHVLRHTFATHLLNKGADLNAVKDLLGHANLAATQVYTHNTLDKLKSVYKQAHPKA, encoded by the coding sequence ATGATTGATTCTTTTCTCAAATACCTCCAATTCGAAAAGAGGCTTAGCCCCCATACCCTTACCTCATACAAGAGTGATCTAACTCAGGCTGAGTCATTTCTAAGCAGTGAATTTTCCTACGGGTTAAAGGATGCCAACTATCAGGCATTGAGAACTTGGCTCATCCACCTTGTTGAACAGGGCTTGGAAAGCAAGTCAGTTAACAGGAAAATTGCCTCCCTCAAGTCATACTACAAGTTTCTTCTGCGTAGGGAGGAGATCGAAAAAAGCCCAGCCGACAAGCTTAAGCCGCTTAAAACTCCCAAAATGCTGCCCTCCTTCGTGAGGGAGAGCGAAATGACTACACTGCTTGACCAGATTCCTTTTCCGGAGGGATTTGTTGGTGTCAGAGATAAACTCATTCTCGATTTTTTGTATGGCACAGGCATACGCCTTTCCGAACTAATTAATTTAAAGGATGAGGACATCAATTTCTATCAGGGGCACGTTAAGGTATTAGGCAAGCGAAACAAAGAAAGGGTGATCCCTATTCCGGCCCCGCTTGTTGAAGAAGTTAGAAAATATATTCTCCTTAAGAAGGAGCATTTGTCTGAAAATTTCTCTAACTTTTTGATAGTAACTGATGAGGGAGGTAAGGCCTATCCTATGATGATTTACAGGACGGTAAAAGCGTATTTGAATATGGTTACTAGCTCGGAAAAGAAAAGCCCGCACGTACTTAGACACACCTTCGCCACCCACTTGCTCAATAAAGGAGCTGATCTTAACGCCGTAAAAGATTTACTTGGACATGCCAATTTAGCGGCTACTCAGGTGTACACACACAATACACTTGATAAGCTGAAGTCTGTTTATAAACAAGCCCATCCAAAGGCTTAA
- the rfbB gene encoding dTDP-glucose 4,6-dehydratase, with protein MKKILITGGAGFIGSHVVRLFVNKYPDYKIFNLDNLTYAGNLENLRDIEDRPNYTFVKGDITDEKFIFDLFKKEQFDGVLHLAAESHVDRSISNPMAFIKTNVIGTVTLLNAAKDIWKDSFEGKRFYHISTDEVYGSLGDEGFFTETTSYDPQSPYSASKASSDHFVRAYANTYGLPVVVTNCSNNYGPYHFPEKLIPLCIHNIKNSKPLPVYGKGENIRDWLYVVDHARAIDTVFHKGKIGETYNIGGFNEWTNIDVVKLLCKIMDKKLGRAEGTSEKLITYVKDRAGHDMRYAIDANKIMKELGWEPSLQFEEGLEKTVEWYLANDAWLSNVTSGDYMKYYSDQYEKR; from the coding sequence ATGAAAAAAATATTAATTACCGGAGGAGCTGGCTTTATTGGCTCGCATGTGGTGAGGCTGTTTGTTAATAAATATCCTGATTATAAGATTTTCAATCTTGACAATCTTACGTACGCCGGCAATCTGGAAAACTTAAGAGATATTGAAGATCGTCCGAACTATACTTTTGTGAAAGGGGATATCACAGACGAGAAATTTATTTTTGACCTCTTCAAAAAAGAACAGTTTGACGGCGTACTGCACCTTGCCGCTGAGTCTCATGTAGACAGGTCTATCTCCAACCCAATGGCGTTTATCAAAACGAACGTGATTGGCACAGTTACCTTGCTAAATGCCGCAAAGGACATTTGGAAAGATTCATTCGAAGGGAAGAGATTCTACCACATTTCTACCGATGAAGTGTATGGCTCACTTGGGGATGAAGGCTTCTTCACAGAAACCACTTCCTATGACCCGCAATCACCCTATTCAGCCTCTAAGGCAAGCTCAGACCATTTTGTGCGGGCTTATGCCAACACTTATGGGCTCCCTGTGGTGGTTACAAACTGTTCTAACAACTACGGGCCCTATCATTTTCCAGAGAAGCTCATTCCGCTTTGCATTCATAACATCAAAAACAGCAAACCTTTACCGGTTTATGGAAAGGGTGAAAATATCAGGGACTGGCTGTATGTGGTGGATCATGCAAGAGCCATAGACACTGTGTTCCACAAGGGTAAAATTGGCGAAACCTACAACATTGGTGGGTTCAATGAATGGACCAACATTGATGTGGTGAAACTTCTTTGCAAAATCATGGACAAAAAGCTTGGCAGGGCCGAAGGGACTTCTGAAAAGCTCATTACCTACGTAAAAGATCGTGCCGGTCACGACATGAGGTATGCTATTGACGCCAACAAGATCATGAAAGAGCTAGGCTGGGAGCCTTCGTTGCAGTTTGAAGAAGGGCTCGAAAAAACAGTCGAATGGTACCTGGCCAATGACGCCTGGTTGAGCAATGTTACTTCAGGCGACTATATGAAGTACTATAGCGATCAGTACGAGAAAAGATAA
- a CDS encoding UDP-glucose dehydrogenase family protein, translating to MKIAVVGTGYVGLVTGTCFAETGNHVTCVDIDEKKVEKLKNQIMPIYEPGLDVLFERNIKQGRLDFTTNLKEGIKDAKIIFLALPTPPGEDGSADLKYILKVASDLGPILSEYTVIVDKSTVPVGTADKVHAQIAKNAKVPFDVVSNPEFLREGVAVDDFMKPDRVVIGTSSDKARKVMDQLYAPFVRQGNPVIFMDEKSAELTKYAANSFLATKITFMNEIANMCELLGADVDMVRKGIGTDTRIGKRFLFAGIGYGGSCFPKDVQALAKSAQEVKYDFKLLTSVMDVNQEQKTKLIHRAKAFYNGSLKGKTFGIWGLAFKPYTDDIREAPALENIKELLALGAKVKVYDPEAMENVKELFGNTIEFCSDEYAAVDGADALFIMTEWPVFRTPEFDKLQSLLRSKVIFDGRNLYDTQAMEDLGFTYFSIGRKDVDGK from the coding sequence ATGAAAATTGCTGTAGTTGGAACTGGCTATGTTGGACTTGTAACAGGCACCTGCTTCGCCGAAACCGGAAACCACGTAACGTGTGTTGACATCGACGAAAAGAAGGTTGAAAAACTTAAGAATCAGATCATGCCTATTTATGAGCCCGGTTTGGACGTTCTCTTTGAAAGGAATATTAAGCAGGGCAGACTCGATTTCACTACCAACCTTAAGGAAGGGATTAAGGATGCAAAAATTATTTTTCTGGCACTGCCCACACCTCCCGGTGAAGATGGCTCTGCCGACCTTAAATATATATTGAAGGTGGCCAGCGACCTTGGCCCTATTCTTAGCGAGTACACGGTAATTGTTGATAAGAGTACTGTTCCGGTCGGCACTGCCGACAAGGTACATGCACAGATAGCAAAAAATGCGAAAGTGCCATTTGATGTGGTGTCAAATCCTGAGTTTCTCAGGGAAGGTGTCGCAGTAGATGATTTCATGAAGCCAGACAGAGTGGTGATTGGCACAAGCTCGGACAAAGCGAGAAAAGTGATGGATCAGCTTTATGCGCCATTCGTACGTCAAGGCAACCCGGTTATTTTTATGGATGAGAAATCGGCAGAGCTCACGAAGTATGCAGCCAATTCATTCCTCGCCACCAAAATCACATTCATGAATGAGATTGCCAACATGTGTGAACTATTGGGTGCAGATGTTGACATGGTTAGAAAAGGAATTGGTACGGATACCAGGATCGGAAAAAGATTCCTTTTTGCCGGCATTGGATACGGTGGAAGCTGTTTTCCAAAGGACGTGCAGGCATTGGCCAAGTCGGCGCAGGAAGTTAAATATGACTTTAAGCTTCTAACCTCGGTAATGGATGTGAACCAAGAGCAGAAAACCAAGCTGATCCATCGTGCCAAAGCATTTTACAATGGGAGCCTAAAGGGCAAGACTTTCGGAATCTGGGGTCTGGCATTTAAGCCATATACAGACGACATTAGAGAAGCGCCAGCCTTAGAGAACATTAAAGAGCTGCTTGCACTTGGTGCCAAAGTGAAGGTATACGATCCGGAAGCCATGGAAAACGTGAAAGAGCTTTTCGGCAACACCATAGAATTCTGTAGCGACGAGTATGCTGCAGTTGATGGTGCTGATGCACTGTTTATTATGACGGAATGGCCTGTTTTCAGAACGCCTGAGTTTGACAAGCTTCAGTCTCTGCTCAGGTCTAAAGTAATTTTTGACGGCAGAAACTTGTACGACACACAAGCGATGGAAGACCTTGGGTTTACGTACTTCAGCATCGGTAGAAAAGACGTTGATGGCAAATAA
- the hpf gene encoding ribosome hibernation-promoting factor, HPF/YfiA family gives MKLQMHSIHFDADIKLLDFIQKKTDKLNTFYDRIIDGEVFMRLEKNDVENKVVEIKLNIPGSQLFAKEQSKSFEAATDLAVEALRRQLKKFKEKQKVA, from the coding sequence ATGAAACTGCAGATGCATTCAATCCACTTCGACGCCGACATTAAATTGTTGGACTTCATTCAAAAGAAAACCGATAAGCTAAATACCTTTTATGACAGGATTATAGATGGTGAAGTATTTATGCGTCTCGAGAAGAATGATGTAGAAAACAAAGTAGTTGAAATAAAGCTGAATATTCCTGGCTCACAATTGTTTGCCAAAGAGCAGTCTAAATCTTTTGAAGCTGCAACCGATCTGGCAGTGGAAGCCTTGCGAAGGCAACTGAAAAAATTTAAGGAAAAGCAAAAAGTAGCTTAA
- the galE gene encoding UDP-glucose 4-epimerase GalE codes for MANNQILVTGGLGYIGSHTVVELINAGFEPIIIDNLSNSDVKVLDAIEKITGKKCIFHQVEMCNYAELESIFIKYPEMKAAIHFAAFLLVNESVDNPLKYYENNLLSTINLLRCQSKFGTKGLIFSSSCTVYGNPEVLPVAENAPIQEAVSPYGNTKKMCEDIIRDTTIASDVKAIALRYFNPIGAHPTSLIGEVQHGMPHHLVPFITETAHGKREFLRVFGDDYNTVDGSCVRDYIHVMDVAKAHVNAVQRFAHGAMESSYEVYNLGMGVGMSVIQMIQAFERATGINIPYKIVDRRGGDVEAVYADTSLANKKLNWKTQFGIEEALKSAWDWEIAQAKLKQ; via the coding sequence ATGGCAAATAATCAAATTCTCGTCACAGGCGGGCTTGGTTATATTGGCTCCCATACGGTTGTGGAGTTGATCAATGCCGGTTTCGAGCCGATCATTATCGACAACCTGTCTAATTCCGACGTCAAGGTATTAGATGCTATCGAGAAGATCACCGGCAAGAAGTGCATATTTCACCAGGTTGAAATGTGCAACTACGCTGAGCTGGAATCAATTTTTATAAAATACCCTGAAATGAAGGCAGCTATCCATTTTGCTGCCTTCCTTTTGGTCAACGAATCTGTCGACAATCCGCTTAAGTATTATGAGAACAACTTGTTGTCGACCATCAATCTTCTAAGGTGCCAGTCAAAGTTTGGAACTAAAGGATTAATTTTCTCTTCGTCCTGTACCGTGTACGGAAATCCGGAAGTGTTGCCTGTCGCTGAAAACGCACCCATTCAAGAGGCTGTTTCTCCCTATGGCAACACCAAGAAAATGTGTGAGGACATCATCAGAGACACGACTATTGCTTCCGACGTAAAGGCGATAGCTTTGAGATACTTCAACCCCATTGGCGCACACCCTACATCGCTGATTGGCGAGGTTCAGCATGGAATGCCACATCATTTGGTGCCTTTCATTACGGAAACGGCGCACGGGAAAAGGGAGTTTCTCAGAGTTTTTGGTGACGACTACAACACAGTTGACGGATCCTGTGTCAGGGACTATATCCATGTAATGGATGTGGCTAAAGCGCACGTAAATGCGGTGCAGCGATTTGCACATGGAGCCATGGAGTCTTCATACGAAGTATACAATCTGGGCATGGGAGTGGGTATGTCGGTGATACAAATGATTCAGGCATTCGAAAGAGCAACAGGTATTAACATCCCTTATAAAATTGTTGACCGAAGGGGGGGCGATGTCGAAGCAGTTTACGCAGATACGTCTCTCGCCAACAAAAAATTGAATTGGAAAACTCAATTCGGCATTGAAGAGGCTTTAAAATCAGCCTGGGACTGGGAAATAGCACAGGCAAAACTGAAACAATGA
- a CDS encoding acyl-CoA dehydrogenase family protein, whose product MDTLTKERNEEVELENQRMIEEMVRDFARVEISPNIKKWDESQHFPKELFHKMGELGLMGVMVPHELGGSGFGYLEYITAVIEISKVDPSIGLSLAAHNSLCTGHLLQFGNDEQKKKWLPKLASGEWIGAWGLTEPNTGSDAANMKTTAVKDGNEWVINGAKNFITHGISGDIAVLIARTGKTGDSHGMSAFIVERGTPGFAGGRKEDKLGMRASETAEMIFQDCRIPEKNLLGEVGDGFIQSLKVLDGGRISIAALSCGIAEGALQAALVYSQERHQFNKPISSFQGISFMLAEMATQLEAAKLLTYQAGAIKNRKGKVTKESAMAKYYASEVAVSVANNAVQIFGGYGFTKDYPVEKFYRDAKLCTIGEGTSEIQKVVISRELLK is encoded by the coding sequence ATGGATACATTGACAAAAGAACGAAACGAAGAAGTTGAGTTGGAAAACCAAAGGATGATTGAGGAGATGGTGCGTGATTTTGCCAGGGTGGAAATTTCCCCAAACATTAAAAAGTGGGATGAGTCCCAGCATTTTCCTAAAGAGCTTTTTCACAAAATGGGTGAGCTTGGCCTCATGGGAGTGATGGTGCCTCACGAACTGGGAGGGTCGGGATTTGGCTATCTTGAGTACATCACCGCCGTTATAGAAATATCGAAAGTGGATCCTTCCATAGGGCTTTCGCTGGCCGCTCACAATTCTCTCTGCACGGGTCACCTCCTTCAATTCGGAAATGACGAGCAAAAAAAGAAGTGGCTACCAAAGCTAGCTTCAGGAGAATGGATAGGAGCCTGGGGACTTACCGAACCTAATACTGGCTCGGACGCAGCCAATATGAAAACTACAGCGGTGAAAGATGGGAATGAATGGGTGATCAACGGAGCCAAAAACTTTATTACCCACGGTATTTCTGGCGACATAGCTGTTTTAATTGCAAGAACTGGCAAAACGGGCGATTCTCATGGCATGTCGGCTTTTATAGTCGAGAGAGGTACCCCGGGCTTTGCCGGAGGAAGAAAGGAAGATAAGCTGGGCATGAGGGCATCTGAAACAGCTGAAATGATTTTTCAGGACTGTAGAATTCCGGAGAAAAACCTTCTGGGAGAAGTTGGCGACGGCTTTATACAATCATTAAAAGTTTTGGATGGAGGCCGGATATCAATAGCTGCGTTAAGTTGCGGTATTGCTGAAGGCGCTTTGCAGGCTGCTTTGGTCTACTCTCAGGAAAGACATCAATTCAATAAGCCTATTTCTTCCTTTCAGGGAATTTCCTTTATGCTTGCCGAAATGGCTACCCAGTTGGAAGCAGCCAAACTGCTCACCTATCAGGCAGGCGCTATAAAAAACAGGAAGGGAAAAGTGACAAAGGAATCTGCAATGGCGAAATACTACGCTTCTGAAGTGGCCGTTTCGGTGGCCAACAACGCAGTGCAGATTTTCGGAGGCTATGGTTTCACCAAGGACTACCCGGTCGAGAAATTTTATCGGGACGCCAAGCTTTGCACTATTGGTGAGGGAACCTCTGAAATTCAAAAGGTGGTGATCTCAAGAGAACTATTGAAATAA
- the rpsU gene encoding 30S ribosomal protein S21 — translation MIVVNIKENESIDKALKRFKKKFERTGVLKELRSRTFFVKPSVKNREEKIKAAYRQQMMGQENL, via the coding sequence ATGATCGTAGTAAACATTAAGGAAAACGAGTCAATCGACAAGGCACTTAAGAGATTCAAGAAGAAATTCGAGAGAACAGGCGTTCTTAAGGAGCTTCGCAGCCGCACTTTCTTTGTTAAGCCTTCTGTAAAAAACAGAGAAGAAAAAATCAAAGCCGCCTACCGTCAGCAAATGATGGGTCAGGAAAATTTATAA
- the scpB gene encoding SMC-Scp complex subunit ScpB: MDYLVNHIEALIFCSPKPVRDEDLKSTLEEMFGTEVPGDDISLAIEKLKEKYSAETFAFEPVKSGGGYQFLTKPAYQASIGILLKQQSKRRLSTSSLETLSIIAYKQPMTKSEIEQIRGVNCDYAVQKLLEKELVEIKGKSEGVGRPLLYGTSSKFMDYFGINDLKEMPTPKDFLKEENEIGETKSEE, translated from the coding sequence TTGGATTATCTTGTCAATCATATTGAAGCACTCATCTTTTGCTCACCCAAGCCAGTAAGGGATGAAGACTTGAAGAGCACACTCGAAGAAATGTTCGGCACTGAAGTGCCTGGAGATGACATCTCCCTTGCGATTGAAAAGCTAAAAGAAAAATATAGTGCGGAAACCTTTGCCTTTGAACCTGTAAAGTCCGGAGGAGGCTATCAGTTTCTCACCAAACCAGCCTACCAGGCCAGCATTGGCATTTTGCTGAAGCAGCAATCCAAACGACGGTTGTCCACTTCCTCTCTCGAGACTTTGTCGATTATTGCCTACAAGCAGCCAATGACCAAATCCGAGATCGAGCAAATTCGTGGCGTCAATTGCGACTACGCCGTACAAAAGCTGCTGGAAAAGGAGCTTGTTGAAATCAAGGGCAAGTCAGAAGGTGTGGGCAGGCCGCTCTTATACGGCACTAGCAGCAAATTTATGGACTATTTTGGCATTAACGATTTGAAAGAAATGCCGACCCCCAAAGACTTTCTCAAAGAAGAAAATGAGATTGGGGAGACCAAATCGGAAGAATAA
- a CDS encoding pseudouridine synthase, whose product MKKPFKGGKKFSDDKPSFGTGKRSEPGKRSDGPKRSGPSARRKGPATGSADGSSQPSEGRNRRGSSEGTSRPKRSAGSFGEKPTGRVKRSSPDNATEGAFERTSRFASKPKGKSAPKVPRKGGAAGKPFKHKYDEKPVSPNEPVRLNKYLANAGIASRREADKLIEEGKVTINGKVVTELGLKVGPKDVVKFDGRVMKAEKLVYLLLNKPRDFITTVTDPQNRKTVMKLVANACEERIYPVGRLDRNTSGLLLFTNDGELAKKLSHPSHMVKKIYYVELNKPLKPEDLAKIKAGLELQDGPVQPDDIQIVSPDSIGIGIEIHVGRNRIVRRIFEYLGYDVVKLDRVMYGGLTKKDLTRGTWRMLTKSEINMLKNFT is encoded by the coding sequence ATGAAGAAACCATTTAAAGGAGGAAAGAAATTCTCCGACGATAAGCCGTCTTTTGGTACGGGCAAACGCAGCGAGCCAGGCAAGAGAAGCGATGGCCCTAAAAGATCAGGGCCTTCTGCCAGGCGCAAGGGGCCTGCTACAGGCTCTGCTGATGGCTCAAGTCAGCCGTCGGAAGGCCGGAATAGGCGAGGTTCTTCAGAGGGCACCAGCCGTCCAAAGAGGTCGGCAGGGAGCTTTGGTGAAAAGCCGACTGGTCGTGTGAAAAGAAGCTCACCTGACAACGCTACGGAAGGAGCATTCGAAAGGACTTCCCGTTTTGCCAGTAAGCCAAAAGGTAAAAGTGCACCAAAAGTCCCGAGAAAAGGCGGGGCGGCAGGGAAGCCTTTTAAGCATAAATACGATGAGAAGCCAGTGTCTCCCAATGAGCCTGTGCGCTTGAATAAATACCTCGCTAACGCTGGCATCGCTTCACGCCGGGAGGCTGATAAGCTGATTGAAGAAGGCAAAGTAACCATCAATGGTAAGGTGGTGACCGAGCTTGGGCTTAAGGTGGGGCCAAAGGACGTTGTGAAGTTTGATGGAAGGGTGATGAAGGCTGAGAAGCTGGTTTACCTGCTGTTGAACAAGCCCAGGGATTTTATAACTACTGTTACTGATCCGCAGAACAGGAAGACTGTGATGAAACTGGTGGCCAATGCCTGTGAAGAGCGGATCTATCCCGTTGGCAGGCTCGACAGGAACACAAGTGGGCTGTTGCTTTTTACCAACGATGGTGAACTGGCTAAAAAACTGAGTCACCCGTCTCACATGGTAAAGAAGATTTACTATGTTGAGCTAAATAAACCCTTGAAGCCTGAGGATCTGGCTAAAATAAAGGCCGGACTGGAGCTGCAGGATGGCCCCGTTCAGCCAGACGACATTCAAATCGTGTCGCCAGACTCGATAGGAATTGGCATCGAGATCCATGTCGGTAGAAACAGGATCGTCAGACGTATTTTTGAGTACCTGGGCTACGACGTGGTGAAGCTCGACAGAGTGATGTATGGAGGGCTTACCAAAAAAGACCTTACCAGGGGCACCTGGCGAATGCTTACGAAGTCCGAAATTAATATGCTGAAGAACTTCACCTAA
- the cysS gene encoding cysteine--tRNA ligase: protein MIPKLRLFNSLTKQKEEFVPINAPYVGMYVCGPTVYNDVHLGNVRTFISFDIIYRYLLHLGYKVRYVRNITDVGHLTGDTDDGEDKIGKRAKLMNLEPMEVVQKYTNGFHQVMDIFNALPPSIEPTATGHILEQIEMIKTIIEQGYAYESKGSVYFDIGKFNEKYQYGKLSGRVVDDLIANTRALDGQDEKRNPLDFAIWKNASTEHIMRWNSPWGVGFPGWHLECSVMSTKYLGESFDIHGGGMDLKFPHHECEIAQSVGASGKEPVKYWLHTNMLTVNGQKMSKSLGNSFLPSELITGTHELLDRPYSPMTVRFFMLQSHYASTLDFSNEALSAANKGYKKLMNGLKLIKEMKFVPEEGVALSQQAVDQINGLADNCYRAMNDDFNTALTIGHLFNLLKKINSLQTGGLKYGEIGQEGFDKLKSTYLSFVEEILGLKEELAVEPKNLIGILLTLYKEAKEAKNYEKVDEIRSLLKNEGITLKDMKQGIDWAYEE, encoded by the coding sequence ATGATCCCGAAACTAAGATTATTCAATTCTTTAACTAAGCAAAAGGAAGAGTTCGTGCCCATCAATGCGCCCTATGTGGGCATGTATGTATGTGGGCCTACGGTTTACAATGATGTGCATTTGGGTAATGTTCGTACGTTTATCAGTTTCGACATTATTTACAGATACCTTTTGCATCTGGGATACAAGGTTCGCTACGTCAGAAATATTACAGATGTAGGGCACTTGACGGGCGATACTGACGACGGAGAGGATAAAATAGGAAAACGGGCAAAGCTCATGAATCTGGAGCCCATGGAGGTGGTGCAAAAATACACCAATGGGTTCCATCAGGTGATGGATATTTTCAACGCTTTGCCTCCCAGCATAGAACCGACAGCAACTGGCCATATTCTCGAACAAATCGAGATGATCAAAACGATTATCGAGCAGGGCTATGCTTACGAATCGAAGGGCTCGGTCTATTTTGATATTGGCAAATTCAACGAGAAGTATCAGTACGGGAAGTTGTCGGGCAGGGTGGTCGACGATTTGATTGCTAACACCCGGGCGCTCGATGGGCAGGATGAAAAGAGAAACCCGTTGGATTTTGCTATCTGGAAGAATGCCTCTACCGAACATATCATGCGCTGGAATTCTCCCTGGGGAGTAGGGTTTCCGGGCTGGCACCTGGAGTGCTCAGTGATGAGCACCAAATACCTTGGAGAGTCATTCGATATACACGGCGGTGGTATGGATCTGAAGTTCCCCCACCATGAATGTGAAATAGCTCAATCGGTGGGTGCGTCCGGTAAAGAGCCTGTGAAGTACTGGTTGCATACCAACATGCTGACAGTGAATGGCCAGAAGATGAGTAAGTCGCTGGGTAATTCCTTTCTGCCCTCAGAGCTAATCACTGGCACACACGAACTGCTGGATAGGCCTTACAGCCCAATGACGGTGCGTTTCTTCATGCTGCAAAGCCACTATGCCAGCACGCTCGATTTTTCTAACGAAGCCTTATCTGCTGCTAACAAAGGCTACAAGAAGCTGATGAATGGACTGAAGCTGATTAAGGAAATGAAGTTCGTTCCGGAAGAAGGGGTGGCCTTGAGTCAGCAGGCTGTCGATCAGATAAATGGTTTGGCAGATAATTGCTACAGGGCAATGAACGACGACTTCAATACTGCGCTTACTATTGGGCACCTGTTCAATCTTTTGAAAAAGATCAACTCGCTGCAAACAGGCGGGCTTAAGTATGGGGAAATCGGACAAGAGGGCTTCGATAAGCTGAAATCGACTTATCTCAGTTTTGTGGAGGAAATCCTTGGACTAAAAGAAGAACTGGCGGTAGAACCTAAGAACCTCATCGGTATTTTGCTTACGCTTTATAAAGAGGCGAAGGAAGCTAAAAACTATGAAAAAGTAGATGAAATAAGAAGTTTGCTCAAGAATGAGGGAATTACCTTAAAAGATATGAAGCAGGGAATTGATTGGGCTTACGAAGAATAA
- a CDS encoding TraR/DksA family transcriptional regulator, which yields MSQDERTRYSDEELKEFEEIISQKLDKARSELKYIKESLSRSNDEGTDNTSGNIKVLEDGADMMEKENLSQLASRQQKFMVQLENAMVRIKNGTYGICVDTGKLISKERLKAVPHTMHSIEAKLKQSRN from the coding sequence ATGAGCCAAGACGAAAGAACCAGATACTCAGACGAAGAGCTTAAAGAATTTGAGGAAATAATCTCTCAAAAGCTCGATAAGGCACGAAGTGAGCTTAAATACATCAAGGAGTCGCTTAGCCGAAGCAACGATGAAGGCACGGATAATACCTCAGGAAACATAAAGGTGCTGGAAGACGGGGCCGACATGATGGAAAAAGAAAACCTGAGCCAGCTGGCATCAAGGCAGCAAAAATTTATGGTTCAACTCGAAAATGCCATGGTAAGGATAAAAAATGGCACCTATGGCATTTGCGTTGATACTGGAAAGCTGATCTCTAAGGAACGTTTAAAAGCTGTTCCCCACACCATGCATTCTATTGAAGCTAAATTGAAGCAGTCACGAAACTAA